The Nitrospirota bacterium genome contains the following window.
GCGAGAGGTTTAATCACGCGGCGGGTTGGCCGCGAGCCCCTGCAATATATTTTGGGGACCCAGGAGTTCTGCGGACTGGAGTTTAGGGTCAATCCAGCGGTGCTCATCCCGAGACCCGAGACTCAGTTGCTGGTCGAGTATGTTACGCAACGGATTCCTGCCGATCGGTCGTCAACCATCGTCGATGTCTGCACGGGATCCGGGTGTATCGCCGTGGCGATTGCACGGGTGAGACCTCATGCGAGGGTCATCGCGACCGATCTCTCCGGTCCTGCGCTCAATGTGGCCAGGCAGAATGCTATTCGGCTTGGAGTCAGCGAGCATATCACCTGGCTGGAAGGCGACTTGCTGGGGCCATTGGCGGAGCAGAAGCTGGAAGGGCAGGTTGACGTCATTGTCTCGAACCCTCCTTATATTCCTGAGTTAGATTGGGCGACGCTTCAGCCGGAGGTGCGGTTGTTCGAGCCACGAGGTGCGCTGGTGGCAGGGCCTCAGGGGACGGAATTGCACGAACGGTTGTTACGGGAGGCCTGCCGATATCTCTCTCCCGACGGTGCAGTGATCATGGAAATTGGCGCCGGCCAGGCTCGTGCGATGCGTCGGATTGTCGAGCAGATACCAGGCTACAGATTTCACCGGCTGGTCCTGGATGAAGCAGGGCTTGAGCGGGTGGTGATTGTGGAGCGAGTGGGAGCCTAGGGCAAGATGGATCGGACAGTCATTACCGGCGGGATACCGCTTCGAGGAGAGGTGCAGATCAGCGGGGCGAAGAATGCCGCCTTGCCGATCTTGGCCTCCACCATTCTTGGCGGCGGCGAATGCGTGATTACCAATGTGCCCCGCGTGGTAGATGTTGTCACCATGGGGAAGCTGTTGGGTATCCTGGGCGCAAAGGTTCACCATGAGGGGAATCGTGCGGTGATCGATGCGGGGATGATCAGCTCGACCCAAGCCCCCTACGACCTCGTCAAAACCATGCGGGCCTCCGTGCTGGTCTTGGGGCCGCTGTTGGCACGATGGGGCGAAGCGACGGTGTCGATGCCCGGTGGTTGTGCGATCGGGTCACGGCCCGTCAATCTCCATCTTGCCGGACTGGCCAAAATGGGTGCGGAAGTTTCGATGGAACATGGGTATATTCGCGCCACCGCGAAGCGGTTGACCGGCGCACATATTTACTGCGACACGCCGACGGTGACTGGAACGGAAAATCTGATGATGGCCGCGACGCTGGCCCAGGGGACCACGGTCATTGAAAACGCTGCCAAAGAACCGGAAATTGTCGACCTTGCGAACTTTCTTGTGAAGCGTGGGGCTCGTATCGTCGGTGCCGGAACGGATGTGATCACGATCGAAGGAGTCCGTGAGTTGCACGGGAGCGATCATGACGTCATCCCGGATCGCATCGAAACCGGTACGTATCTCGTGGCCGGGGCTATCACGCGGGGCGCGGTCACGGTCAATCGATGTTGTCCGGGCCACTTGGATGCATTATTGATGAAGTTGCAAGAGGCAGGCGTCGAGATGGAGGTGGGGCAGGACCGGATTCATCTCAATGCGGCTTCGCGGCTCAAAGGCATCGACATCCGGACATTGCCCTATCCCGGGTTTCCCACCGACATGCAGGCGCAAATGGTAGCCTTGATGACGGCAGCCGAGGGCACGAGTGTGATTACGGAGACGGTCTTTGAGAGTCGCTTCATGCATGTCGAGGAGTTGCGGCGGATGGGCGCCGATATTAAGGTTGAGGGCAACCGGGCGGTGGTGACCGGGCCGACCAGGCTCACTGGTGCGCCGGTGATGGCTTCCGACCTTCGTGCGAGCGCCGGTTTGTTCTTGGCTGGGCTTGCGGCGGAAGGCACCACGGAGATTCTTCGGGTCTACCATCTGGATCGTGGGTATGAGCGGATGGAAGAGAAACTGCGTGGATTGGGTGCGACGATTACCCGTCATAAAGAAGGGGCGGCTCCGGCCGAGACGCGCTGACATCATGCTGACCATTGCCTTGTCGAAGGGGAAAATGTTGGACCTCACGCTGGACCTGTTTCGTCGAGCGGGCTACGCCATGGGTAGTCTTTCCACCGAGAGTCGCCGGCTCGTGTTCCCCTGTCCGGAGATCGGCATGACCTTTCTCATCGTGCGGCCGACCGATGTGCCGACCTATGTCGAATATGGCGCCGCGGATGTCGGAATTGTCGGAAAAGATGTGTTGATGGAGCAGGAGAGCGACGTATATGAGCCATTGGATTTAGGATTCGGAGCGTGTAGAATCGCCGTCGCTGCGCTCGAGGGACAGGCCTCACGGGATCGGTTGTCCTCGAAAATTCGGGTCGCGACCAAGTATCCGAAGATCACCGAGCGGTATTTCAATCAGCGCGGCGTGCCGGTCGAAATTATCAAGTTGTACGGCTCGATTGAGCTGGCGCCGTTGGTCGGTCTGGCTGATCGGATCGTCGATCTGGTCGAGACCGGCAATACGTTGAAGGCGCATCATCTCGTCGAAGTGGAGTGTATTGCGCAATCTACGGCTCGGCTGGTCGTCAATCGAGCGAGTTTGAAGCTGAAGCATGCGGTGATTACAGAGCTGATCCAAAAGCTCCGGGCCGTCAGTCGCACATCAACGGGGTCTCGAGCAGCCGCTCCGCGCAAACCTTCGCGTGGAGCACGTCAAACAGTCAAACGGACGCGTACATGAAGATAGTGGCCTCCACTGAGCGAGCCTTCCTTCCCACACTCAAAAAAGTCACGTCGCGAGCCCGTGTGCAAGGGGCTACCGTCGAAAAGACGGTCAAGTCGATCTTGCAAGCCGTGGAACGAGGCGGCGATAAGGCCG
Protein-coding sequences here:
- the prmC gene encoding peptide chain release factor N(5)-glutamine methyltransferase, which gives rise to MDAVALLPQSVGQATLGEVIVEARQLLEQAGIETAEQEALWIMAHVLHLSTHHVVTDRDRRLSSSELLAARGLITRRVGREPLQYILGTQEFCGLEFRVNPAVLIPRPETQLLVEYVTQRIPADRSSTIVDVCTGSGCIAVAIARVRPHARVIATDLSGPALNVARQNAIRLGVSEHITWLEGDLLGPLAEQKLEGQVDVIVSNPPYIPELDWATLQPEVRLFEPRGALVAGPQGTELHERLLREACRYLSPDGAVIMEIGAGQARAMRRIVEQIPGYRFHRLVLDEAGLERVVIVERVGA
- the murA gene encoding UDP-N-acetylglucosamine 1-carboxyvinyltransferase — translated: MDRTVITGGIPLRGEVQISGAKNAALPILASTILGGGECVITNVPRVVDVVTMGKLLGILGAKVHHEGNRAVIDAGMISSTQAPYDLVKTMRASVLVLGPLLARWGEATVSMPGGCAIGSRPVNLHLAGLAKMGAEVSMEHGYIRATAKRLTGAHIYCDTPTVTGTENLMMAATLAQGTTVIENAAKEPEIVDLANFLVKRGARIVGAGTDVITIEGVRELHGSDHDVIPDRIETGTYLVAGAITRGAVTVNRCCPGHLDALLMKLQEAGVEMEVGQDRIHLNAASRLKGIDIRTLPYPGFPTDMQAQMVALMTAAEGTSVITETVFESRFMHVEELRRMGADIKVEGNRAVVTGPTRLTGAPVMASDLRASAGLFLAGLAAEGTTEILRVYHLDRGYERMEEKLRGLGATITRHKEGAAPAETR
- the hisG gene encoding ATP phosphoribosyltransferase; translation: MLTIALSKGKMLDLTLDLFRRAGYAMGSLSTESRRLVFPCPEIGMTFLIVRPTDVPTYVEYGAADVGIVGKDVLMEQESDVYEPLDLGFGACRIAVAALEGQASRDRLSSKIRVATKYPKITERYFNQRGVPVEIIKLYGSIELAPLVGLADRIVDLVETGNTLKAHHLVEVECIAQSTARLVVNRASLKLKHAVITELIQKLRAVSRTSTGSRAAAPRKPSRGARQTVKRTRT